A window of Ipomoea triloba cultivar NCNSP0323 chromosome 2, ASM357664v1 contains these coding sequences:
- the LOC116010318 gene encoding protein STRUBBELIG-RECEPTOR FAMILY 7-like, whose translation MREASVVIAALLIGILVNGLSSANADTDPSDASVLRGMFTSLNSPAQLTNWKANDGDPCGESWKGISCKDNKVTEIEISNLGLTGNMGFQLDQLKSVTNFDISNNNLGNQLPYQLPPNVKRLNLASCGFSGQLPFSISQLTSLQYLDVSHNQIQGQLNDMFGSLSSLSTMDLSFNSMVGNLPQSFASLTSMSNMNLQNNQFTGTIDVLANLPLDKLNVENNHFTGWIPQQLKSINSLQTDGNTWNSGPAPPPPPGTPPANRPNRNRQSGGGASNGEGNGSDGGGKSGIGGGAVAGIVISILVIGAIVAFFVMKRRSRKKSTDIEKSENDMFSPLASKEVQEMKSLETSSTMSTETFETPAAVNLRPPRAPPVEFRKSLDEYDASPKPIAPPKKMNTAQISATQYSIADLQIATDSFSAENLLGEGSIGRVYRAQFEDGKVRVVKKINSTAVQYPEDFLDVVSTISQLHHANVTELVGYCSEHGQYLLIYEFHKNGSLHDFLHLSDEYTKPLTWNSRVKIALGAARALEYLHEVCSPSVVHKNFTSSNILLDSELNPHLSDCGLASLIPDEDQALNHNSGSGYGAPEVSMSGQYTIKSDVYSFGVVMLELVTGRKPFDSSRARPEQSLVRWATPQLHDIDALSKMVDPALEGLYPVKSLSRFADVIALCVQSEPEFRPPMSEVVEALVRLVQRANMSKRTTAPPGNDSADAE comes from the exons ATGAGGGAGGCATCTGTGGTGATTGCGGCGCTTCTCATTGGCATTCTGGTTAATGGGCTCAGCTCAGCTAATGCTGATACAGATCCGAGTGATG CCTCTGTCCTAAGGGGCATGTTTACCAGCCTGAATTCACCAGCCCAGCTAACAAACTGGAAAGCAAATGATGGTGACCCCTGTGGAGAATCCTGGAAGGGCATATCTTGCAAGGACAACAAAGTAACTGAAAT CGAAATTTCAAATCTAGGACTCACTGGAAATATGGGATTCCAATTGGATCAACTGAAATCTGTAACCAACTT TGATATAAGTAACAACAATCTCGGGAACCAGTTACCTTATCAGCTTCCTCCAAATGTGAAGAGACT AAATCTTGCTAGTTGTGGTTTTAGCGGTCAACTCCCTTTTTCCATTTCACAATTGACTTCTCTTCAATATTT AGATGTGAGTCACAATCAAATTCAGGGCCAATTGAACGATATGTTTGGATCTCTTTCTTCTCTGTCAACAAT gGATTTGTCTTTCAATTCTATGGTGGGTAATCTTCCTCAAAGTTTTGCATCACTTACAAGTATGAGCAACAT GAATTTGCAGAACAACCAGTTTACTGGGACCATTGATGTCCTCGCAAATCTACCCCTTGATAAGCT GAATGTTGAGAACAACCATTTTACTGGCTGGATTCCTCAGCAGCTGAAAAGCATAAATAGTTTACA AACGGACGGTAATACGTGGAACTCAGGGCCTGCACCCCCACCCCCTCCTGGCACACCACCTGCAAACAGGCCCAATAGAAATCGCCAATCTGGAGGCGGTGCATCAAATGGTGAAGGCAATGGCAGTGATGGTGGTGGGAAATCTGGTATAGGTGGTGGTGCTGTGGCTGGAATTGTAATATCCATTTTAGTTATTGGAGCAATAGTAGCTTTCTTTGTTATGAAGAGAAGATCAAGAAAGAAATCAACTGATATagaaaaaagtgaaaatgatATGTTTTCTCCTCTTGCTTCGAAGGAAGTACAAG AGATGAAATCTCTTGAAACTTCCTCCACAATGAGCACAGAAACGTTTGAGACTCCTGCTGCTGTCAATCTAAGACCTCCAAGAGCTCCACCTGTCGAGTTTCGCAAATCATTAGATGAATATGATGCATCACCCAAACCCATTGCTCCCCCCAAGAAAATGAATACAGCACAGATAAGTGCTACTCAGTATTCTATTGCAGACTTGCAGATTGCTACAGATAGCTTCAGTGCTGAAAATCTTCTTGGCGAGGGATCAATAGGCCGTGTTTACCGGGCTCAATTTGAAGATGGGAAG GTTCGTGTTGTAAAGAAAATTAATTCTACTGCTGTCCAATACCCTGAAGATTTTCTGGATGTGGTTTCTACAATATCTCAGCtgcatcatgcaaatgtcactgAGCTTGTAGGATACTGTTCAGAGCATGGACAGTATCTGCTGATTTACGAATTCCACAAAAATGGTTCTTTGCATGATTTCCTTCATCTCTCAGATGAGTACACCAAGCCACTGACTTGGAACAGCAGAGTTAAGATAGCATTGGGGGCAGCACGTGCATTGGA GTATCTACACGAAGTTTGCTCACCATCCGTGGttcataaaaattttacatcttCCAACATTTTACTTGATTCGGAGCTCAATCCTCATCTATCAGACTGTGGATTAGCAAGCCTTATACCAGATGAAGATCAG GCTTTGAACCATAATTCAGGATCTGGTTATGGTGCACCTGAGGTTTCCATGTCCGGGCAGTATACCATAAAGAGCGACGTGTATAGTTTTGGGGTGGTCATGTTGGAACTTGTTACTGGAAGAAAGCCATTCGATAG CTCAAGGGCAAGACCCGAGCAATCTTTAGTTCGATGGGCTACACCTCAGCTCCACGACATTGATGCCCTGTCTAAGATGGTTGATCCAGCACTCGAAGGACTTTATCCAGTCAAATCCCTCTCCCGCTTTGCTGATGTGATTGCTCTCTGTGTCCAG TCGGAACCTGAGTTCAGGCCTCCCATGTCAGAAGTCGTTGAAGCCTTGGTTCGGTTGGTGCAACGGGCAAACATGAGCAAGAGGACAACCGCACCACCAGGCAATGACAGCGCAGATGCCGAGTAA
- the LOC116007871 gene encoding uncharacterized protein LOC116007871: MVRARLIVFPIRGRNWCFSRSVDPSACDAQSGNTPSTLNELWTRISSPAKDKPTGSNIELAIDFATTKMSNQWSQLEKAPAGSLKSKIHGLGLRLLSRVKPSEIFLKSISKDVNQVEITYPSSLNGRLVRRRLRHIAFRGSVIHKKYLYGSAVLLPLTSVFTVLPLPNIPFFWILFRTYSHWRALKGSEKLLELVTDCPNKQNFNEETANENRSMKANSKENCNNLRSPWVLVPSEELQKLVNLGDAADGLSESTISAICQRYNLNLMDVVKYRHSL; this comes from the exons ATGGTGAGAGCTCGGCTAATAGTGTTTCCGATCAGAGGCAGGAACTGGTGCTTCAGCCGATCGGTTGACCCGTCCGCATGCGACGCGCAGTCTGGCAACACTCCGTCCACGCTCAATGAGCTCTGGACCAGGATCTCCAGCCCCGCCAAGGATAAGCCTACCGGCTCTAATATTGAACTCGCCATCGATTTTGCTACAACTAAG ATGAGCAATCAGTGGAGTCAATTGGAAAAGGCACCGGCTGGGAGTTTGAAGAGCAAAATTCATGG GTTGGGCTTGCGCCTGCTGTCTAGAGTTAAGCCTTCCGAGATCTTCTTGAAATCCATTTCGAAGGATGTCAATCAAGTAGAAATCACCTATCCATCTAG TTTAAATGGTCGACTAGTTCGTCGAAGGCTAAGACACATTGCCTTCAG GGGATCAGTTATTCACAAGAAGTACTTATACGGATCGGCTGTTTTGCTTCCATTGACATCAGTCTTTACG GTGCTACCTTTGCCTAACATCCCTTTCTTTTGGATCCTGTTCCGCACATACTCTCACTGGAGAGCTTTGAAG GGGAGTGAGAAACTTCTTGAATTAGTTACAGATTgcccaaacaaacaaaatttcaaTGAAGAAACAGCAAATGAGAACAGAAGTATGAAAGccaattcaaaagaaaattgcaatAACCTAAGATCTCCATGG GTTTTAGTCCCATCAGAGGAACTTCAGAAACTTGTTAACCTTGGAGATGCAGCGGATGGTCTAAGCGAGAGCACGATATCTGCAATATGCCAAAGATATAATTTGAACTTGATGGATGTTGTTAAATATCGGCATTCACTTTAG
- the LOC116010430 gene encoding uncharacterized protein LOC116010430 has translation MHLLDIATGYRNNVFAVTSQKLFCNTRFVYGKDTGFPSSRRSFCIPGEAKGLGGLKLRRGGLMIRAVATFQEVVTKSNQSSEKDCYEGCVKLSIESRSLECTAMEQQSETGNSTELDESVRQMRVPKANKGRVPWNKGRKHSPETLQRIRERTRLAMQDPKVKMKLANLGHAQSGETRMKIGASMQLNWEKRRKKLMLQETCYFEWQNLLAGASRNGLFGEEELQWDSYKILNEQLEREWLQSIQQRKKKPKGNKNQPKSAEQRRKISEAIAAKWADPEYRNRVCSGMAKQRGIPDGVERKKRKRPSSNGQTRKRSPSTKKDDINGLALNKPKSQTQQVRLDRSSIPKYMDPLASSKLEMLKNIRTQRAVIDNKKDEALARAKLLIAEAEKAAKALEIAATKSPVAKASLIESRELIAEAIRYIESIDIGDVYSVENGTEHSLTPTEPASVDDPTLTKLETLEEVDQRKSSRAHVLLPNGDGIHNFKSTGKHLHPLVNGKGAAFLSSLSDYDSLGSKAFLSSLSDYDSVGSKKKLGLPFSSNVAPLDAGLKKLDTAEEVGGDRKRSEVEEDEQKPWPNGFTSQPTSNQPPAKPTAVSKKWVRGRFVEAAEEDGGEE, from the exons GCATCCCGGGAGAAGCTAAGGGATTGGGCGGACTTAAGCTGCGCCGGGGTGGGTTAATGATAAGGGCAGTGGCTACTTTTCAGGAAGTGGTAACCAAGTCTAACCAGAGCAGTGAGAAGGATTGCTACGAAGGTTGTGTGAAGTTAAGTATTGAATCAAGAAGCTTAGAGTGCACTGCTATGGAGCAGCAATCTGAGACTGGTAATTCAACTGAATTGGATGAGAGCGTAAGACAGATGAGGGTCCCCAAAGCTAACAAAGGGAGAGTTCCTTGGAATAAAGGCAGGAAGCACAGTCCTG AAACATTGCAACGGATTAGAGAGAGAACCAGGCTTGCAATGCAGGACCCTAAG GTCAAGATGAAGCTAGCCAATCTTGGGCATGCTCAAAG TGGTGAAACAAGGATGAAAATAGGAGCTAGTATGCAGCTTAATTGGGAAAAACGTCGTAAGAAGCTGATGTTGCAGGAGACTTGCTACTTTGAATGGCAGAATTTATTAGCAGGAGCTTCTAGGAATGGGCTCTTTGGCGAGGAAGAGTTGCAGTGGGACTcctacaagattttgaatgaacAGCTGGAGCGGGAATGGCTGCAGAGTATTCAACAAAGGAAAAAGAAGCCAAAGGGCAACAAGAATCAACCCAAGTCTGCTGAGCAACGGAGGAAGATTTCTGAAGCCATTGCAGCCAAATGGGCGGATCCT GAATACCGCAATCGGGTATGCTCTGGTATGGCTAAACAACGTGGTATACCTGATggtgttgaaagaaagaaaaggaaaaggccAAGCAGCAATGGACAGACCAGAAAAAGAAGCCCATCAACGAAGAAAGATGATATAAATGGTCTAGCACTCAATAAACCAAAGAGTCAAACTCAACAAGTTAGGTTGGACAGAAGTAGTATACCAAAATACATGGATCCTTTAGCAAGTTCCAAGCTAGAAATGCTAAAGAATATCAGAACACAGAGAGCAGTGATAGACAACAAGAAGGATGAAGCCTTGGCCAGAGCAAA ATTATTGATTGCTGAGGCTGAGAAGGCTGCAAAGGCACTTGAGATTGCTGCCACAAAGAGTCCTGTAGCTAAAGCATCCCTTATTGAAAGCAGGGAGCTCATTGCAGAAGCAATTCGTTACATTGAGTCCATAGATATAGGAGATGTCTATTCTGTTGAAAATGGCACAGAGCATTCACTCACTCCAACTGAACCAGCTAGTGTTGATGACCCGACACTGACAAAACTTGAAACTTTGGAGGAAGTTGACCAAAGAAAATCAAGCAGAGCCCATGTATTACTGCCTAATGGTGATGGCATTCACAACTTCAAGTCTACTGGGAAACACTTGCACCCTTTAGTTAATGGTAAAGGCGCAGCCTTTTTGTCAAGCTTGAGTGATTATGATTCACTTGGCAGCAAGGCCTTTTTGTCAAGCTTGAGTGATTATGATTCAGTTGGCAGCAAGAAAAAACTGGGCCTACCGTTTTCCAGTAATGTGGCTCCATTAGATGCTGGGTTAAAGAAGTTGGACACTGCAGAAGAAGTAGGCGGTGATCGCAAGAGAAGTGAGGTCGAGGAAGATGAGCAGAAGCCATGGCCAAATGGATTTACATCTCAGCCCACAAGTAACCAGCCCCCGGCTAAGCCAACAGCAGTATCCAAGAAATGGGTTCGTGGGAGGTTCGtagaagcagctgaggaag ATGGGGGAGAGGAATGA